The following proteins are co-located in the Poseidonibacter antarcticus genome:
- the cydB gene encoding cytochrome d ubiquinol oxidase subunit II: MFENLTLLQLQQLWWIIISLLGGLFAFIMFVQGGQTLLGRLSKGDEVYKTMLINSLGRKWELGFTTLVLFGGALFAAFPLFYATSFGGAYWVWMLILFCFTIQAVSYEYRKKPNNFLGQKVYEGFLFVNGSLGVILLGVAIATFFSGSNFLVDDNNFSHWQTPYRGLEALLSIFNLSLGFALFLLSRILGALYFINNIDNDIIRNRAVKSIKIDMLIFLFFFLIFLFMLFTNSGYGYDANQVVHIIEYKYLINFLQMPYVFALFIIGVLMVVIAVFFTIRFERTCCIKTAGVGVVLTVMTLFLNVGLNNTSYYPSTFDLQSSLTIINSSGSHYTLTVMAYVALLVPFVLAYIAYAWYQMDKVKITKEEIEDPTGHKY; this comes from the coding sequence ATGTTTGAAAATTTAACACTTTTACAATTACAACAATTGTGGTGGATAATTATTTCACTACTTGGCGGACTTTTTGCTTTTATCATGTTTGTTCAAGGTGGACAAACATTATTAGGAAGATTATCTAAAGGTGATGAAGTATACAAAACTATGTTAATTAATTCTCTTGGTAGAAAATGGGAATTAGGTTTTACTACATTAGTTTTATTTGGAGGAGCTTTATTTGCAGCTTTCCCATTATTTTATGCGACAAGTTTTGGGGGAGCATATTGGGTTTGGATGTTAATTCTTTTTTGTTTTACTATTCAAGCTGTGAGTTATGAGTATAGAAAAAAGCCTAATAATTTTCTAGGACAAAAAGTTTATGAAGGATTTTTATTTGTAAATGGAAGTTTAGGAGTTATTTTATTAGGTGTAGCAATAGCAACATTTTTTTCAGGTTCAAACTTTTTAGTTGATGATAATAATTTCTCTCATTGGCAAACTCCGTATAGAGGATTAGAAGCACTTTTGAGTATTTTTAATTTATCTTTAGGATTTGCATTATTTTTATTATCTCGTATTTTAGGGGCATTATATTTTATTAATAATATTGACAATGATATTATTAGAAATAGGGCAGTGAAAAGTATAAAAATAGATATGTTAATTTTTCTTTTTTTCTTTTTGATATTTTTATTTATGTTATTTACAAATAGTGGATATGGATATGATGCTAATCAAGTTGTACATATTATTGAATATAAATATTTAATAAACTTTTTGCAAATGCCTTATGTTTTTGCCTTGTTTATTATTGGTGTTCTTATGGTTGTTATTGCTGTATTTTTTACAATTAGATTTGAAAGAACTTGTTGTATTAAAACAGCTGGAGTAGGTGTTGTTCTTACTGTTATGACTTTATTTTTAAATGTTGGATTAAATAATACTTCATATTATCCATCTACATTTGATTTACAAAGTTCTTTAACTATTATAAATAGTTCTGGAAGTCATTATACTTTAACAGTAATGGCATATGTTGCTTTATTAGTTCCTTTTGTATTAGCGTATATTGCTTATGCTTGGTATCAAATGGACAAAGTAAAAATTACAAAAGAAGAAATAGAAGATCCTACTGGACATAAATACTAA
- a CDS encoding cytochrome ubiquinol oxidase subunit I gives MMEEHLVDWSRAQFALTAIYHWLFVPLTLGLGFIIAFMETIYVKTGDEFWKKTTKFWMTLFAINFAIGVATGIIMEFEFGTNWANYSWFVGDIFGAPLAVEGILAFFMESTFFAVMFFGWDKVSKGFHLLSTWLVAIGSNLSALWILVANAWMQNPVGMKFNPDTVRNEMDNFWDILFSPVAVSKFLHTITSSYIVASLFVIGVCAWYLLKKREIQFAKKSMVVAATFGFIMSIFVILTGDESAHQIALKQPVKLAAMEGLYEGKTDAALVGVGILNPKKTLQNDEDEFLFQVEAPYALSLLSFHNIHAFVPGLKDLVYGNEEYNIESAQSKMDKGKIAVNALKMYKIAKEENNLINIAKYEKILNDNMKYFGYGHLEKPEDIVPPISITFYTFHLMVALGTWFLVLFGLILFFTMKREILNYRWLLISAVCSIPLGYVASEAGWIVAEVGRQPWAIQDLMPVGLAATDIGTTNVMISFFMFATLFTILLIAEVKIMLKQIKIGPKGGH, from the coding sequence ATAATGGAAGAACATTTAGTTGATTGGTCACGTGCTCAATTTGCATTAACAGCAATTTATCACTGGCTTTTTGTTCCTTTGACACTAGGACTTGGATTTATAATTGCATTTATGGAGACTATATATGTAAAAACAGGTGATGAGTTTTGGAAGAAAACTACAAAGTTTTGGATGACATTATTTGCAATTAATTTTGCTATTGGTGTTGCAACTGGAATTATTATGGAGTTTGAGTTTGGTACAAATTGGGCAAATTACTCTTGGTTTGTTGGAGATATTTTTGGGGCTCCTTTAGCTGTTGAGGGTATTTTAGCCTTTTTTATGGAATCAACATTTTTTGCTGTTATGTTTTTTGGTTGGGATAAGGTATCAAAAGGTTTTCATCTTCTTTCAACTTGGCTTGTTGCTATTGGTTCAAATTTAAGTGCTCTTTGGATTTTAGTTGCAAATGCTTGGATGCAAAATCCTGTTGGTATGAAATTTAATCCAGATACTGTACGAAATGAAATGGATAATTTTTGGGATATATTATTCTCACCTGTTGCTGTTTCAAAGTTTTTACATACAATTACAAGTTCTTATATTGTTGCTTCATTATTTGTTATTGGTGTTTGTGCTTGGTATTTATTAAAAAAAAGAGAAATACAATTTGCTAAAAAATCTATGGTAGTAGCTGCAACATTTGGTTTTATTATGTCAATTTTTGTAATACTAACAGGAGATGAATCTGCTCATCAAATTGCATTAAAACAACCAGTAAAACTAGCTGCTATGGAAGGTCTTTACGAAGGTAAAACAGATGCAGCTCTTGTAGGTGTAGGTATTTTAAATCCTAAAAAAACACTGCAAAATGATGAAGATGAGTTTTTATTCCAAGTTGAAGCACCTTATGCCTTATCTCTTTTATCTTTTCATAATATACATGCTTTTGTTCCTGGTTTAAAAGATTTAGTATATGGAAATGAAGAATACAATATTGAATCAGCTCAAAGTAAAATGGATAAAGGAAAAATTGCAGTAAATGCTTTAAAAATGTATAAAATTGCAAAAGAAGAGAATAATCTAATAAACATAGCAAAATATGAAAAAATATTAAATGATAATATGAAATACTTTGGTTATGGTCATTTAGAAAAACCAGAGGATATCGTCCCTCCTATTTCAATTACTTTTTATACTTTTCACCTAATGGTAGCATTAGGAACGTGGTTTCTTGTTCTTTTTGGATTAATTCTTTTCTTTACAATGAAAAGAGAAATTTTAAATTATAGATGGCTTTTAATAAGTGCGGTTTGCTCAATTCCTCTTGGATATGTAGCTAGTGAAGCTGGTTGGATAGTTGCAGAAGTTGGAAGACAGCCTTGGGCTATTCAAGATTTAATGCCAGTAGGTCTTGCTGCAACTGATATAGGAACTACAAATGTGATGATATCATTTTTTATGTTTGCAACATTATTCACTATCTTATTAATAGCTGAGGTGAAAATTATGTTAAAACAAATAAAAATTGGACCTAAAGGAGGACACTAG
- a CDS encoding DUF4492 domain-containing protein — protein MNALHNIFLFYKDGFSNLVVGKVLWKLILIKLIVILVFLRFFIYDKSINSEYQTDDKKIEFILNNLIKDE, from the coding sequence TTGAATGCATTACATAATATTTTTTTATTTTACAAAGATGGATTTTCTAATCTAGTAGTAGGTAAAGTTTTATGGAAACTTATATTAATTAAACTTATTGTAATTCTAGTTTTCTTAAGATTTTTTATTTATGATAAAAGTATAAATAGTGAATATCAAACAGATGATAAAAAAATTGAATTTATATTAAACAATCTTATAAAGGATGAATAA
- a CDS encoding DMT family transporter produces MDWFVLVLAGCSEVFGIAMMNRYKHKKGFLGILLIILGFSLSFFFLSYAMRTLPMGLTYAIWTGIGGAGAAILGIVLYGESKDLKRICFIMMIIISVIGLKISA; encoded by the coding sequence ATGGATTGGTTTGTACTTGTTCTTGCAGGTTGTTCAGAAGTTTTCGGTATAGCTATGATGAATAGATATAAGCATAAAAAAGGATTTTTAGGAATATTATTAATAATATTAGGATTTTCATTAAGCTTTTTCTTCTTATCTTATGCAATGAGAACTTTGCCTATGGGACTTACTTATGCAATATGGACAGGAATTGGAGGTGCAGGAGCTGCTATTTTAGGAATAGTATTATATGGTGAGTCAAAAGATTTGAAAAGAATATGTTTTATAATGATGATAATAATTAGTGTTATTGGATTAAAAATTTCTGCTTAA
- a CDS encoding DMT family transporter produces MNIYWFSVLIATLFEVLWVIGLKYASSISEWIATIICIALTFVLMIFAQKKLPIGTTYTIFTGIGTIGTILVDVIFFGEELKAIKVFFILILILGVMGLKLVTTNNDIELEKGKL; encoded by the coding sequence TTGAATATATATTGGTTTAGTGTTTTAATAGCAACACTTTTTGAAGTATTATGGGTAATTGGTCTTAAATATGCTTCATCAATATCAGAATGGATTGCAACAATTATATGTATTGCACTTACTTTTGTTTTGATGATTTTTGCACAAAAAAAACTACCTATTGGAACAACTTATACTATTTTTACAGGTATTGGTACTATTGGAACAATATTAGTTGATGTTATCTTCTTTGGAGAAGAATTAAAAGCAATAAAAGTTTTTTTTATTTTAATATTAATTCTAGGTGTTATGGGACTTAAATTAGTTACAACTAATAATGATATAGAACTTGAAAAAGGAAAGTTATAA
- a CDS encoding TetR/AcrR family transcriptional regulator: MSNENTKNEKIEYICEKAYEELLKDGINNFSLNKFIAELQMSKGQFYYYFKTKDELISKTIDNKSYEVFNYTYEQTKSKSTFLEKMFAFFAFFLDDLNPNFANWNKLLKSSFHLYIDTENKDIQQLNRNFNNKVLKNIENIFDEMINNAYLKEEARIFPRSLIATADGMYIHSLMDKNYDLKTYLSEYLIMIDKLLKKENTGEKN, from the coding sequence ATGTCAAATGAAAATACTAAAAATGAGAAAATAGAGTATATTTGTGAGAAAGCTTATGAAGAATTATTAAAAGATGGTATTAATAATTTCTCATTAAATAAATTTATTGCAGAACTTCAAATGTCAAAGGGGCAGTTTTATTATTATTTTAAAACAAAAGATGAACTAATATCTAAAACTATAGATAATAAAAGTTATGAAGTTTTTAATTATACATACGAGCAAACAAAATCAAAATCAACATTTCTTGAAAAGATGTTTGCATTTTTTGCATTTTTTTTAGATGATTTAAATCCTAACTTTGCTAATTGGAATAAGTTATTAAAGAGTAGTTTTCATTTATATATTGATACAGAAAATAAGGATATTCAACAGTTAAATAGAAATTTTAATAATAAAGTATTAAAAAATATAGAAAATATTTTTGATGAAATGATTAATAATGCTTATTTAAAAGAAGAAGCAAGGATTTTTCCACGTAGTCTAATAGCAACAGCAGATGGTATGTATATACACTCATTGATGGATAAGAATTATGATCTTAAAACTTATTTGTCTGAATATTTAATTATGATTGATAAATTATTGAAAAAAGAAAATACAGGAGAAAAAAATTGA